From Bacillus pumilus, one genomic window encodes:
- a CDS encoding Cof-type HAD-IIB family hydrolase has protein sequence MSKKLLALNIDGTLLRSNGKIHSATKEAVEYVKKKGVYVTLVTNRHFRSAQKIAKALKIPTSTLVTHSGAFIANKLDEPLHVKKLTEEKTFNLVQILESFDCNVRLLHEKFSIGNRKKTQSQLMGKTLIHPSDPIFYPVQFVESLSDMLMDEPVSTPVIEVYSAAELQPEIHRTIQQAFPSVDLIQISDEKMNIVCKGVSKEAGLSLLTSALGLTLEDTVVIGQGTDDIPMLELAGLGVAMGNAPHSVKRKADWVTRSHDEQGVAYMIKEYFRMQQREGFLHQFDIKR, from the coding sequence GTGTCAAAAAAACTACTTGCACTCAATATAGATGGAACGTTACTTCGTTCCAATGGAAAAATCCATTCCGCTACAAAAGAAGCTGTGGAATACGTGAAGAAAAAAGGGGTTTACGTGACGCTTGTCACCAACCGGCATTTTCGTTCCGCACAAAAAATAGCCAAGGCGTTGAAGATTCCAACGTCAACCCTTGTGACGCATAGTGGTGCATTTATCGCGAATAAACTCGATGAGCCGCTTCATGTGAAGAAACTAACGGAAGAAAAAACATTTAATCTTGTGCAAATTCTTGAAAGCTTTGATTGTAATGTTCGCTTACTGCATGAAAAATTCTCAATTGGCAACCGGAAAAAAACGCAGTCACAGCTGATGGGAAAGACTTTGATTCATCCGTCTGATCCAATTTTCTATCCTGTGCAATTTGTTGAATCGCTAAGTGATATGCTGATGGATGAACCGGTCAGTACACCAGTGATTGAAGTATATTCGGCCGCAGAGCTTCAGCCTGAAATTCACCGAACCATTCAACAAGCTTTTCCATCTGTCGATCTTATTCAGATCAGTGATGAGAAAATGAATATCGTATGCAAAGGCGTATCGAAAGAAGCGGGGCTTTCTCTTTTGACTTCAGCATTAGGTTTGACTTTAGAAGATACGGTGGTCATTGGGCAGGGGACAGATGACATCCCAATGCTCGAATTGGCTGGCTTAGGCGTTGCGATGGGAAATGCCCCTCATTCTGTTAAGCGTAAAGCCGATTGGGTGACACGTTCGCACGATGAACAGGGAGTCGCTTATATGATCAAAGAATACTTTAGAATGCAGCAAAGAGAAGGATTTTTACATCAATTCGATATTAAACGATAA
- a CDS encoding cation:proton antiporter — protein MDHLVFEVGTALILIAIASLIANKIKFSIIPFLIVLGMIVGPHAPTIGIIDLKFIESTEIISFFGRMGVLFLLFYLGLEFSVGKLIKSGKSIAVGGSIYILINFSLGLLYGFITGFGFLEVLIMAGVITISSSAIVAKVLVDLKRTANPETELILGIIMFEDIFLAVYLSVVSGLVLGDATTVSGALLSIFIAFGYMMLFFIIARKLPKLLNKLFDIRSNEVFIIVIFAALFFVAGFSETIHVAEAIGALLLGLVFSETEHSDRIEHLVVPFRDFFGAMFFFSFGLSIDPFTLGDAFWLAIGAVILTFIGNFTAGMFAGRRAGFSHKASSNIGLTIVSRGEFSIIVAELGIAGGLAATLKPFAALYVLILAILGPLVTKESKRIYQILNKIFKWKTEKPKVKKETTI, from the coding sequence ATGGATCATTTAGTCTTTGAAGTTGGGACGGCGCTGATTCTCATCGCCATCGCCAGCTTAATCGCCAATAAAATAAAATTCTCTATCATCCCTTTTCTCATTGTCCTCGGTATGATCGTTGGGCCGCATGCTCCAACCATCGGGATCATTGATCTAAAATTTATCGAAAGCACCGAAATTATTTCGTTTTTTGGCAGAATGGGCGTCTTGTTCCTTCTTTTCTATCTTGGACTTGAGTTCTCTGTCGGAAAGCTTATTAAATCGGGCAAATCCATTGCTGTCGGCGGATCTATTTATATTTTGATTAACTTCAGCTTAGGACTGCTTTACGGTTTTATCACAGGGTTTGGGTTCCTTGAGGTTCTCATTATGGCAGGGGTTATCACGATTTCATCCAGTGCCATTGTGGCCAAAGTCCTTGTTGATTTGAAACGGACTGCGAACCCTGAAACTGAGTTAATTCTTGGGATCATTATGTTTGAGGATATTTTCCTCGCTGTTTATTTATCCGTCGTATCTGGTCTTGTCCTTGGAGATGCCACAACGGTTAGCGGTGCCTTATTATCCATTTTCATTGCTTTTGGTTATATGATGCTTTTCTTTATCATCGCACGTAAGCTGCCAAAACTATTAAACAAGTTGTTCGATATCCGTTCGAACGAAGTGTTCATCATTGTGATTTTTGCGGCTTTATTCTTTGTCGCTGGTTTCTCAGAGACAATCCATGTAGCAGAGGCCATTGGGGCACTCTTACTTGGTCTTGTTTTCTCAGAAACAGAGCACTCTGACCGCATCGAACATCTTGTGGTTCCATTTAGAGATTTCTTCGGGGCCATGTTCTTCTTCAGCTTCGGTCTCAGCATTGATCCATTTACATTAGGTGATGCCTTCTGGCTTGCGATCGGCGCTGTGATTCTCACCTTCATTGGGAACTTCACTGCTGGAATGTTCGCTGGAAGAAGAGCTGGATTTTCTCATAAAGCCTCTTCTAATATTGGATTAACCATCGTATCACGAGGAGAGTTTTCAATCATTGTAGCCGAGCTCGGTATTGCGGGCGGACTTGCCGCTACCTTGAAGCCATTTGCTGCATTGTACGTCTTAATCCTTGCGATTTTAGGACCGCTTGTGACGAAGGAATCTAAGCGAATTTATCAAATCCTAAACAAAATCTTCAAATGGAAAACAGAAAAACCAAAAGTGAAAAAGGAAACAACGATCTAA
- a CDS encoding enoyl-CoA hydratase, which produces MMTYINCQLDGDIFEIVFNRPDAYNSFHVDMFAEFKEACDAAEESSAKVVVIKGAGKGFSAGGDIGMMLKQESEEDFHRVMDLIEGITLSLAGMKKVTIALVHGSAAGLAFSFVLSCDYLFMHQDAQLAMNFNGVGLIPDGGGHFFLTKRVSEQTAKQLIWSGQKLPAEEALKLRLADGVFQDEVDAYQKVCVKPFMNMPLQAFIETKLIYFQQSEPELLAVLQKERAAQARLRQSHDHKEGIQAFLEKRRPVFQNV; this is translated from the coding sequence ATGATGACATATATCAATTGTCAGTTAGACGGGGATATTTTTGAAATCGTTTTCAACAGGCCTGATGCTTATAATTCATTTCATGTGGACATGTTTGCTGAATTCAAAGAGGCGTGTGATGCAGCGGAAGAAAGCAGTGCAAAAGTCGTTGTGATCAAGGGAGCGGGGAAAGGGTTTTCAGCAGGCGGAGATATTGGCATGATGCTTAAGCAGGAAAGTGAAGAAGATTTCCATCGTGTGATGGATTTGATCGAGGGAATTACACTTTCTCTAGCCGGTATGAAAAAAGTGACGATTGCCCTTGTCCACGGGTCAGCGGCAGGCCTTGCTTTTAGCTTTGTTTTAAGCTGTGACTACTTGTTTATGCATCAGGATGCACAGCTCGCCATGAATTTTAATGGAGTAGGGTTAATTCCAGATGGCGGAGGGCATTTTTTTCTCACAAAAAGAGTCAGTGAACAAACCGCGAAACAATTGATTTGGAGCGGACAAAAGCTGCCGGCTGAAGAAGCGTTAAAACTGCGCCTTGCAGACGGGGTGTTTCAGGATGAAGTCGATGCGTATCAAAAAGTATGTGTGAAGCCGTTTATGAACATGCCGCTTCAAGCATTTATTGAAACAAAGCTGATCTATTTTCAGCAGTCAGAACCTGAGCTGCTAGCCGTTCTTCAAAAGGAGAGGGCAGCACAGGCAAGACTGAGGCAAAGTCATGATCATAAGGAAGGCATTCAGGCCTTTTTAGAAAAAAGACGACCTGTGTTTCAGAACGTATAA
- a CDS encoding cation:proton antiporter regulatory subunit, with protein MNIKENDLPGIGKKFEIETRNREKMTIVIHDDGRREIYRFDDDDPDEVLSTISLDDAESRQIAAIIGGMVYKPQALETIEMAFNDLMIEWFKVEKGAKAVGHTLGDLDVRQNYEVTVIAIIKHTNEKLLNPGADSIIEANDTMVISGERKHLKRLIRDFLSRGGE; from the coding sequence ATGAATATTAAAGAAAATGATCTTCCTGGGATCGGAAAGAAATTTGAAATTGAAACGAGAAATAGAGAAAAAATGACGATAGTGATTCATGATGATGGCAGACGGGAGATTTATCGTTTTGACGATGATGATCCAGATGAAGTGCTGTCCACCATTTCTCTCGATGATGCTGAATCAAGGCAAATCGCTGCGATTATCGGCGGCATGGTGTATAAACCGCAGGCACTTGAAACCATTGAAATGGCCTTCAATGACTTAATGATTGAATGGTTTAAGGTGGAAAAAGGCGCAAAAGCGGTTGGACATACACTCGGTGATTTAGATGTGCGGCAAAACTATGAAGTCACCGTCATTGCGATCATTAAACATACAAATGAAAAATTACTGAACCCTGGTGCCGATTCGATTATTGAAGCAAATGATACGATGGTCATTTCAGGCGAAAGAAAACACTTAAAGCGATTGATTCGTGATTTTCTTTCTAGAGGGGGAGAGTGA
- a CDS encoding metallophosphoesterase family protein, producing MTKLTFIHAADLHLDSPFAGMSNIPSLPFKRLKESTFQSAKNMFDLAIARAVDFVLLSGDLFDESNRSLKAQLFLRNQFLRLQTQGIDVFIIYGNHDHLGGEWTPIEWPENVHVFSSSTPSEQSYYRGGQLVASIYGFSYKERAVYENMTSHYVKTTDAAYHIAMLHGTLAGQEGHDAYAPFQLEQLLSRDFDYWALGHIHKRALLHEDPLIIYPGNMQGRHIKETGEKGCYVIQLSEDSETAEFISCADVMFETLAIDMTETVHMTDLVTLVDSKISELKEEGVPHFVKIELTGDAPPYFERTQLEVLEELLTVLHEQEEDEEVFVWVISIDCRTNEDVVYPEDSFLKELTAEISQFEAYEELLSPIKRHPTYRKSGKALTKEDEVDIKEEAQRLLTEQLKQL from the coding sequence TTGACTAAGCTCACCTTTATTCATGCCGCAGATTTACATTTAGACAGTCCATTTGCAGGAATGTCGAATATCCCTAGCTTACCATTTAAGCGGCTCAAAGAAAGTACATTTCAAAGTGCGAAGAATATGTTTGATCTCGCCATTGCTCGAGCAGTAGACTTTGTGCTGCTGAGCGGAGATTTATTTGACGAATCCAATCGCAGTCTGAAAGCACAGCTGTTTTTAAGAAATCAGTTTCTAAGACTGCAAACTCAAGGGATTGACGTCTTTATTATTTATGGTAATCATGATCATTTAGGCGGTGAATGGACACCGATTGAGTGGCCTGAGAATGTGCACGTTTTTTCAAGCAGTACACCAAGTGAGCAATCCTACTATAGAGGGGGGCAGCTTGTTGCAAGTATTTATGGGTTTAGCTACAAAGAGCGGGCTGTCTATGAAAATATGACATCTCATTATGTCAAAACGACAGATGCTGCCTATCACATTGCGATGCTTCACGGTACATTAGCCGGACAAGAAGGGCATGATGCGTATGCACCATTTCAGCTTGAGCAGCTTCTTTCACGGGATTTCGATTATTGGGCGCTTGGACATATACATAAGAGAGCCCTTCTGCATGAAGACCCGTTGATTATTTACCCTGGTAACATGCAGGGCAGACATATTAAAGAAACAGGAGAGAAAGGCTGTTACGTTATTCAACTCTCCGAGGATTCTGAGACAGCGGAATTTATTAGCTGTGCGGATGTGATGTTTGAGACACTTGCAATAGACATGACAGAAACGGTTCATATGACGGATCTTGTGACACTTGTGGATAGCAAAATCAGTGAGCTGAAAGAGGAGGGCGTCCCTCATTTTGTGAAAATTGAATTGACGGGTGATGCTCCTCCTTACTTTGAGCGTACTCAGCTTGAGGTACTTGAGGAGCTGTTGACCGTTCTTCATGAACAGGAAGAAGATGAAGAGGTATTCGTTTGGGTGATATCGATTGACTGCCGAACAAACGAGGATGTCGTCTATCCAGAAGATTCTTTTTTGAAGGAACTCACTGCTGAAATTTCACAGTTTGAGGCATATGAAGAGCTTCTATCACCGATCAAGCGTCACCCAACCTATAGAAAGTCAGGAAAAGCTCTCACAAAAGAGGATGAAGTGGATATAAAAGAAGAAGCACAAAGGCTGCTGACAGAACAGCTAAAGCAATTATGA
- a CDS encoding YhzD family protein, whose product MEKTYFLTVFDRSGETLLNEKITTDSDEKAKELGRHRLIEQQYTKHSHRLVDDAGKLLLFER is encoded by the coding sequence ATGGAGAAGACATACTTTTTAACTGTATTTGACCGGTCGGGTGAGACCTTATTAAATGAAAAAATCACAACGGATAGTGATGAAAAGGCAAAGGAATTAGGGCGCCATCGCTTAATCGAACAGCAATACACGAAGCATTCCCACCGGCTCGTTGATGATGCAGGCAAGCTTCTTTTATTTGAACGTTAA
- a CDS encoding coproporphyrinogen III oxidase, whose product MRILIKGLSDERFHRPLVNIANLFEEDSEVLFDTGELEDGLTMVFSWKEENGTVEASGHIAGSDITSRFSRDVPEGLNDKERWKQIKNTVLSVYLHLLQEYTGMTQKWGILTGIRPTKLLHKMLREGMTKEDAHAALKRDYLIHDEKIDLMQEIVDRQLQAIPDLYDLQQEVSIYIGIPFCPTKCAYCTFPAYAIKGQAGRVGTFLFGLHYEMQKIGTWLKEHGIKVTTVYFGGGTPTSITAEEMDLLYEEMYRSFPDVKHIREVTVEAGRPDTISPDKLEVLNRYHIDRISINPQSYENETLKAIGRHHSVEETIEKYHLSRQYGMNNINMDLIIGLPGEGLKEFQHSLQQTEELKPESLTVHTLSFKRASEMTRNKDKYQVADREEITRMMDEAVAWTKAHDYHPYYLYRQKNILGNLENVGYSLDGQESLYNIIIMEEVQTIIGIGCGAASKFIDPRSGKITQYANPKDPKSYNDRYEHYTEEKIEFLESLFVPHV is encoded by the coding sequence ATGCGAATTTTAATTAAAGGGCTGTCAGATGAACGATTTCATCGCCCGCTTGTTAATATAGCCAATTTATTTGAAGAAGATAGTGAAGTGCTGTTTGATACAGGAGAATTAGAAGATGGCTTAACCATGGTGTTTAGCTGGAAAGAAGAAAATGGAACGGTGGAAGCATCTGGTCACATCGCTGGATCAGACATCACTAGTCGTTTTTCGCGAGACGTCCCAGAGGGCTTGAACGATAAGGAGCGCTGGAAGCAAATCAAAAACACAGTGCTGTCTGTTTATTTACATCTGCTTCAGGAGTACACAGGAATGACGCAAAAGTGGGGTATTCTCACAGGGATACGTCCTACAAAATTACTCCATAAGATGCTGAGAGAAGGCATGACAAAGGAAGACGCGCATGCCGCATTAAAGCGTGATTATTTGATTCATGATGAAAAAATCGATTTGATGCAGGAGATTGTCGACCGTCAGCTTCAAGCGATTCCTGACCTGTATGACCTTCAGCAGGAAGTAAGTATTTATATTGGTATTCCTTTCTGCCCAACCAAATGCGCTTATTGCACGTTTCCTGCTTATGCGATTAAAGGACAAGCTGGAAGAGTGGGAACGTTTTTGTTTGGTCTGCATTATGAGATGCAAAAAATCGGTACTTGGCTAAAAGAACATGGTATCAAAGTGACGACTGTTTATTTTGGCGGAGGTACGCCGACGAGTATCACTGCGGAAGAAATGGATTTGCTGTATGAAGAAATGTATCGCTCGTTCCCTGATGTGAAACATATACGGGAAGTGACTGTCGAAGCAGGACGTCCTGATACGATTTCACCTGATAAGCTAGAGGTGCTAAACCGATATCATATTGACCGGATTAGCATCAATCCACAATCGTATGAGAATGAAACACTGAAAGCCATTGGCCGGCACCATAGTGTAGAAGAAACGATTGAAAAGTATCACTTATCAAGACAGTATGGCATGAATAACATTAATATGGACTTAATTATTGGTTTGCCGGGAGAAGGGCTAAAGGAATTCCAGCATTCCTTGCAGCAGACTGAAGAACTTAAGCCTGAATCGTTAACTGTGCATACGCTCTCCTTTAAAAGAGCTTCTGAGATGACGCGCAATAAGGACAAATATCAAGTAGCAGACCGGGAAGAAATCACACGTATGATGGATGAAGCGGTCGCTTGGACGAAAGCACATGACTATCATCCCTATTATTTATATAGACAAAAAAACATCTTAGGGAACCTTGAAAATGTCGGGTATTCACTGGATGGACAGGAAAGTTTGTATAATATCATTATTATGGAAGAAGTGCAGACAATCATTGGGATTGGATGCGGTGCTGCTAGTAAATTCATTGATCCGCGTTCAGGAAAAATTACGCAGTATGCCAATCCAAAAGATCCAAAATCGTATAATGACCGCTATGAACACTATACCGAAGAGAAAATTGAATTTCTTGAGTCATTATTTGTTCCTCACGTTTAA
- a CDS encoding lysine N(6)-hydroxylase/L-ornithine N(5)-oxygenase family protein — MIDVIGIGIGPANLGLAALLEEYEDVSCCFFEQESEFAWHPGMLIKGTDLQVSFLADLVTMANPRSRYTFLNYLHESNRLHRFYTFEQFDIPRREFNEYLSWVAGELDSCQFGMKVEEVTDCQGGYLVKVRRLKDGSLSEYRAKHVVLGTGSKPMIPVDVPDAALPYVTHSSRYLDQQEELHEAESVTVIGSGQSAAEIFLDLLQHQKKGQQLSWFTRSSEFRELETAELGQELFTPKYVEYFHSLPYEERMNTLPRLTGLRNGIDASTLSRIYQELYHRSVTGEEPSVVIQPMTELEAIQVEENQSLKLHLKQWQLKKEKSITADRAVLATGYTPNIPAWFSAYEPLIEWESEEHFKVTEDFRLVFKDKRPHHFFTFTHLDHSHGTAATNLKLSIYRNQKVIQTIRGMKEASVKQETAFQQFE, encoded by the coding sequence ATGATTGATGTGATCGGAATTGGGATTGGGCCCGCCAATTTAGGTTTGGCGGCTTTGTTAGAGGAGTATGAAGATGTTTCATGCTGTTTTTTTGAACAGGAGTCCGAGTTTGCCTGGCATCCTGGTATGCTGATCAAAGGAACGGATTTACAAGTCTCCTTTTTAGCTGATCTTGTGACGATGGCGAATCCAAGGAGCAGGTATACATTTTTAAATTATTTACATGAATCAAATAGACTTCACCGGTTCTATACATTTGAACAGTTTGACATTCCGCGAAGAGAATTCAATGAGTATTTATCATGGGTCGCAGGTGAATTAGATAGCTGTCAATTTGGGATGAAGGTAGAGGAAGTGACGGACTGCCAAGGTGGTTATCTTGTGAAAGTCCGGCGATTGAAGGATGGATCGCTTTCTGAGTATCGTGCAAAGCATGTCGTGCTTGGAACAGGGAGCAAACCGATGATTCCTGTCGATGTGCCTGATGCTGCACTGCCATATGTGACACATAGCAGCCGTTATTTAGACCAGCAGGAAGAACTTCATGAAGCTGAGTCGGTGACGGTGATTGGTTCTGGGCAGAGTGCAGCCGAAATCTTCTTAGACCTGCTTCAGCATCAAAAGAAAGGACAGCAGCTTTCGTGGTTTACGCGATCTAGTGAATTTAGAGAGCTGGAGACGGCAGAGCTTGGCCAGGAGCTATTTACACCGAAGTACGTCGAATATTTCCATTCGCTTCCTTATGAAGAACGAATGAACACATTGCCTAGGCTGACTGGATTAAGAAATGGTATAGATGCATCGACGCTCTCGCGTATTTATCAGGAATTGTATCATCGGTCTGTTACAGGTGAAGAGCCATCTGTGGTGATTCAGCCAATGACCGAGCTTGAAGCGATTCAGGTGGAGGAGAATCAGTCCCTGAAGCTGCACCTAAAGCAGTGGCAGCTAAAGAAAGAAAAGAGCATAACAGCTGATCGTGCCGTATTGGCTACAGGGTACACTCCGAATATCCCGGCGTGGTTTAGTGCGTATGAACCTTTGATTGAATGGGAAAGTGAAGAGCATTTTAAAGTGACAGAAGACTTCAGGCTTGTGTTCAAAGACAAGCGCCCTCATCATTTCTTTACATTCACGCATCTTGATCACTCTCATGGAACAGCGGCGACCAATTTAAAACTATCCATCTACCGCAACCAGAAAGTGATTCAAACGATTCGCGGGATGAAAGAAGCGTCAGTCAAGCAAGAAACAGCATTTCAGCAATTTGAATAA
- a CDS encoding ATP-binding protein, producing the protein MKIRSLHIAHFGKFSNRTFHFSDDGFQLVYGLNESGKTTLKTFIESMLFGFPKNKMYKTKQGSFYGGSLTCQDDELGVIHIERTSDRGGQAQVFLPNGEVKDEAFLQTLLKGTDRRLYQSIYSFDVFGLQNVQALNQDQIGEFLLFSSLFGSDAATKMDSRLLKQQEQLFKPNGRKPELNQQLDRLKELTGQLKQARLVEGSYTEKKREQSELTETIEKLQSEMKQAEEHIQKLAESIQVYPMIEKKVELKKELARYPDRFKRFRAETEHELDKLESHLHPKKAQLTALKQKLDHLQTSLVQVQPLYDKDTIMEMKRVVDEAADAELVKKHIAECRANRDSLKQKIDEAVAKLKWERPIKLEQIDDSLEFEWELKETVTQYVRLMDRKAQLDERFDHARHELDEAEAALKGLKEQQVRQHGAEDDAKGTRSKKKPIHSRASLFRGLIAFDVVLLLVLFFLTEWWITLLFAGFSVFLFFLIYPLSQMSPMKQRSGEGAFDSFQVQAASAETLMRQKELLYERIIRQYEDWELELEPVQQQVEEKKRQLGLSSELSFLVEAFHILKQLKMNTAAYEELHREIGMLSDQQSIYEGRVSALSSILQKKEGTIQENISAFQEILKDEARREKERQTLHVSIQHAIQQLTTLEGEIQYYEKQTGELFRQVEAESKEDYQVLSHLSKEYRERLSHLQQLNQELHRSGCFDEEEWIVRKGLPLLEEECAEARQHLHDVQLNAENMEKRLAELAVEIRQIEASGTVSDLTHQLAAEQEHAKHLAKKWAAIQLVRSVIREKLNEHKETRLPALLQTASSFIQPLTNDRYEAILFSPEDDLLMVKRMDGRIFRPEELSQATCEQIYLAIRFALALSHQQDCQLPFMMDDSFVHFDHVRLGRVLEMMNELTRFETQLFYFTCHEHMKQAAEDGQITSLAVE; encoded by the coding sequence ATGAAAATACGTTCACTCCATATCGCCCATTTCGGGAAATTTTCAAATCGGACCTTTCACTTTTCTGATGACGGTTTTCAGCTAGTTTACGGCCTGAATGAATCGGGGAAAACGACATTGAAAACGTTTATTGAATCGATGTTATTTGGTTTTCCGAAAAACAAGATGTACAAGACGAAACAGGGTTCTTTTTATGGTGGTTCCCTTACTTGCCAAGATGATGAGTTAGGCGTTATTCATATTGAGAGAACGTCCGATCGCGGTGGGCAAGCACAGGTATTTTTACCGAATGGTGAAGTGAAAGACGAAGCTTTTCTACAGACACTTTTAAAGGGAACGGATCGCAGATTATATCAATCAATCTATTCATTTGATGTGTTTGGACTGCAAAATGTCCAAGCCTTAAACCAGGACCAAATAGGCGAATTTCTACTTTTCTCAAGTTTATTTGGCTCGGATGCAGCCACCAAGATGGATAGCAGGCTGCTAAAGCAGCAGGAGCAGCTGTTTAAACCAAATGGACGCAAGCCTGAATTAAACCAGCAGCTTGATCGTTTAAAAGAGCTGACAGGTCAGCTGAAACAAGCGAGATTGGTAGAAGGCAGCTATACCGAAAAGAAACGGGAGCAATCTGAATTAACAGAGACGATCGAAAAGCTTCAAAGTGAAATGAAGCAAGCTGAGGAACACATTCAGAAACTGGCTGAATCCATTCAAGTTTATCCCATGATTGAGAAAAAAGTGGAATTAAAAAAGGAATTAGCCCGCTATCCAGACCGATTCAAACGTTTTAGAGCAGAAACAGAGCATGAGCTGGATAAACTAGAATCACACCTTCACCCGAAAAAGGCTCAATTGACTGCACTGAAGCAGAAGTTAGACCATTTGCAAACCTCACTCGTACAAGTTCAACCGCTCTATGACAAGGATACCATAATGGAGATGAAACGAGTCGTAGATGAAGCAGCTGATGCTGAGCTTGTGAAAAAGCACATAGCAGAGTGTCGAGCAAACCGTGATTCATTGAAACAAAAAATAGACGAAGCGGTAGCAAAGCTAAAGTGGGAGCGCCCGATAAAGCTCGAACAAATTGACGATTCGCTTGAATTTGAGTGGGAATTAAAGGAGACTGTCACTCAATACGTTCGTCTCATGGATAGAAAAGCGCAGTTAGATGAACGATTTGATCACGCAAGACATGAGCTGGACGAAGCAGAAGCCGCTCTAAAAGGATTAAAGGAACAGCAAGTCAGACAGCACGGAGCAGAAGATGATGCGAAGGGGACAAGATCGAAAAAGAAACCGATTCATTCCCGGGCGTCGTTATTCCGAGGCTTGATCGCATTTGATGTGGTGCTTCTGCTTGTTCTATTCTTTTTAACAGAGTGGTGGATCACGCTCTTGTTTGCGGGATTTTCTGTTTTTCTCTTCTTTCTCATTTACCCATTAAGTCAAATGAGCCCTATGAAACAAAGAAGCGGCGAAGGGGCCTTTGATTCATTTCAAGTGCAGGCAGCTTCAGCTGAAACACTTATGAGGCAGAAGGAGCTTCTGTACGAAAGAATCATTCGGCAATATGAAGACTGGGAGCTAGAGCTGGAACCTGTCCAGCAGCAAGTAGAGGAAAAGAAGAGACAGCTTGGCTTGTCGTCTGAGCTTTCTTTCCTAGTAGAGGCCTTCCATATCCTAAAACAATTAAAAATGAATACAGCGGCATATGAGGAGCTTCATCGTGAAATAGGCATGCTTTCCGATCAGCAATCGATTTATGAGGGCAGGGTTTCAGCGTTAAGCAGTATCCTTCAAAAAAAGGAAGGAACCATTCAGGAGAATATCTCAGCTTTTCAAGAGATATTGAAAGATGAGGCGAGAAGAGAAAAAGAACGCCAGACATTGCACGTATCTATTCAACATGCGATCCAGCAGCTCACGACACTAGAAGGGGAAATTCAATATTACGAAAAACAAACTGGCGAGCTTTTTCGTCAAGTAGAAGCAGAGTCCAAAGAAGATTACCAAGTGCTTTCTCATCTATCTAAAGAATACCGGGAACGGCTTTCCCATTTGCAGCAGCTAAATCAAGAGCTTCATAGAAGCGGTTGTTTTGATGAGGAGGAATGGATTGTTCGCAAAGGATTACCTCTCCTTGAAGAGGAGTGTGCAGAAGCAAGGCAGCACCTTCATGACGTTCAATTGAATGCGGAGAATATGGAAAAACGTTTAGCAGAACTAGCGGTGGAAATCCGGCAAATAGAAGCTTCTGGAACGGTGTCTGATTTGACTCATCAGCTTGCCGCAGAGCAGGAGCATGCGAAGCACCTCGCAAAAAAATGGGCGGCAATTCAGCTTGTCCGCTCCGTCATACGAGAAAAATTGAATGAGCATAAAGAAACAAGGCTGCCTGCATTGCTTCAAACAGCCTCAAGTTTTATTCAACCGTTAACAAATGATCGTTATGAAGCGATTTTATTTTCACCTGAAGATGACTTGCTGATGGTGAAAAGAATGGATGGACGAATATTCCGTCCAGAGGAGCTTTCACAGGCAACGTGTGAACAGATCTATCTGGCGATTCGTTTTGCGCTCGCTTTGTCTCATCAGCAAGATTGTCAGCTTCCGTTTATGATGGATGACAGCTTCGTTCATTTCGATCACGTTCGTCTAGGAAGAGTGCTGGAGATGATGAACGAGCTCACACGTTTTGAAACACAGCTGTTTTATTTCACCTGTCATGAGCATATGAAGCAAGCAGCAGAAGATGGACAGATTACGAGTTTAGCAGTTGAATGA